The Streptomyces camelliae genome window below encodes:
- a CDS encoding GlxA family transcriptional regulator translates to MAAVTEDPEAVRPHRVVVLALDGLLPFELGIPHRIFGRPEDERGRPLYEVVTCSVRPPGPVETDADFAIHVTHGPEALAEADTVIVPASYELGPVFEEGRLTDDLAAALARIRPGTRLASICTGVYVLAAAGYLDGRPATTHWADAERFQRLFPRIEVDADVLFIDDGDVLTSAGVAAGIDLCLHMVRRDFGTAVANDVARRTVVPPHRDGGQAQYIERPVPDPQVATTTAARAWALGRLHEPIQLRDMAGQESMSVRTFTRRFREEVGISPGQWLTQQRVERARHLLETTDLSIDQVARESGFGTAQSMRQHLQQALGVTPTAYRRTFRATVTSAV, encoded by the coding sequence ATGGCTGCTGTCACCGAGGATCCTGAGGCTGTCCGTCCGCATCGCGTCGTCGTCCTCGCCCTGGACGGCCTGCTCCCCTTCGAGCTGGGCATCCCGCACCGCATCTTCGGCCGCCCCGAGGACGAGCGGGGCCGGCCGCTCTACGAGGTCGTGACGTGCTCGGTACGGCCCCCGGGCCCGGTCGAGACCGACGCCGACTTCGCCATCCACGTCACCCACGGCCCGGAGGCGCTGGCCGAGGCCGACACGGTGATCGTCCCGGCGTCGTACGAACTGGGACCTGTCTTCGAGGAGGGCCGGCTGACCGACGACCTCGCCGCCGCCCTCGCCCGCATCCGCCCCGGCACCCGCCTCGCCTCCATCTGCACCGGCGTCTACGTCCTCGCCGCCGCCGGCTACCTGGACGGCCGCCCGGCGACCACGCACTGGGCCGACGCCGAGCGCTTCCAGCGGCTGTTCCCGCGGATCGAGGTGGACGCGGACGTGCTGTTCATCGACGACGGCGACGTGCTGACCTCGGCCGGGGTGGCCGCCGGGATCGACCTGTGCCTGCACATGGTGCGCCGCGACTTCGGCACGGCCGTCGCCAACGACGTGGCCCGGCGCACGGTCGTACCACCGCACCGCGACGGCGGCCAGGCCCAGTACATCGAACGCCCCGTCCCCGACCCGCAGGTGGCGACCACGACCGCCGCACGCGCCTGGGCGCTCGGCCGGCTGCACGAGCCGATCCAGCTGCGCGACATGGCCGGACAGGAGTCCATGTCGGTACGCACCTTCACCCGCCGCTTCCGTGAGGAGGTCGGCATCAGCCCCGGCCAGTGGCTCACCCAGCAGCGCGTCGAACGCGCCCGCCATCTGCTGGAGACCACCGACCTGTCCATCGACCAGGTCGCCCGCGAGTCCGGCTTCGGCACGGCCCAGTCGATGCGCCAGCACCTCCAGCAGGCCCTGGGCGTGACCCCGACGGCCTATCGGCGCACTTTCCGGGCGACGGTCACCTCGGCGGTCTGA
- a CDS encoding SDR family NAD(P)-dependent oxidoreductase — protein sequence MGNFLADKVVAVTGAGRGIGRAVALAAAAEGAKVVVNDYGVAADGTAPTSEVAEAVVKEIEAAGGEAVAVADDISTMAGGQRVVDTAVSSYGRLDGVVCVAGILRERMLFNMTEDEWDPVVATHLKGTFTVFRAASAVMRGQRSGTLIGFTSGNHQGSVSQANYSAAKGGIISLVRSAALGLHKYGVTANAVAPVARTRMSANVPMQLAEIGEPEDVAALVVYLLSDGAAAQGITGQVYTVAGPKIAVWAQPRELRAVYGERPWTPQRIAESLPGSVGVDPMPMLSQLVAMEEAARAGDRPNA from the coding sequence GTGGGGAACTTCTTGGCAGACAAGGTGGTCGCCGTGACCGGAGCCGGGCGCGGGATCGGACGGGCGGTCGCCCTGGCGGCGGCGGCCGAGGGAGCGAAGGTCGTCGTCAACGACTACGGCGTCGCCGCCGACGGGACGGCACCGACGAGCGAGGTCGCCGAAGCGGTCGTCAAGGAGATCGAGGCGGCGGGCGGCGAGGCGGTCGCCGTCGCCGACGACATCTCCACGATGGCGGGCGGACAGCGGGTGGTGGACACCGCCGTGTCCTCCTACGGCCGGCTCGACGGAGTCGTCTGCGTGGCCGGGATCCTGCGCGAACGCATGCTGTTCAACATGACCGAGGACGAGTGGGACCCCGTCGTCGCCACCCACCTCAAGGGCACGTTCACCGTCTTCCGGGCGGCCTCCGCCGTGATGCGCGGGCAGCGCTCGGGCACCCTGATCGGCTTCACCAGCGGCAACCACCAGGGCTCGGTCTCCCAGGCCAACTACAGTGCGGCGAAGGGCGGCATCATCTCACTGGTCCGCAGCGCGGCGCTGGGCCTGCACAAGTACGGGGTCACCGCGAACGCCGTCGCCCCCGTGGCCCGTACGCGGATGTCGGCGAACGTGCCCATGCAGCTGGCCGAGATCGGCGAGCCGGAGGACGTGGCCGCGCTCGTGGTGTATCTGCTGTCCGACGGGGCTGCCGCGCAGGGCATCACCGGACAGGTGTACACGGTCGCGGGGCCGAAGATCGCGGTGTGGGCCCAGCCGAGGGAACTCCGTGCGGTTTACGGGGAGAGGCCTTGGACGCCGCAGCGGATCGCGGAGTCTCTGCCGGGGTCGGTGGGGGTGGATCCGATGCCGATGCTGTCCCAGCTTGTGGCGATGGAAGAGGCGGCGCGGGCGGGAGACCGGCCGAACGCATGA
- a CDS encoding Zn-dependent alcohol dehydrogenase translates to MRGVVFDGKRVRVVDDLAVREPGAGEVRVAIAAAGLCHSDLSVVDGTIPFPVPVVLGHEGAGVVEAVGAGVGHVAPGDHVALSTLANCGTCAECDRGRPTMCRQAIGRPGKPFTRGAEPVYQFAANSAFAERTIVKAVQAVRIPKDLPFPSAALIGCGVLTGVGAVLNRARVGQGESVVVIGTGGIGLNVIQGARIAGALRIVAVDANPGKEEMARQFGATDFLTSAEGVTDILPTGADHVFECVGRVELIRQAIDLLGRHGQAILLGVPPVTAEASFLVSSLYLDKSVLGCRYGSSRPQRDIALYAELYRQGRLLLDELVTAVYPVEDFEKARADAEAGRVARAVLAF, encoded by the coding sequence ATGCGTGGAGTGGTGTTCGACGGCAAGCGGGTGCGGGTGGTCGACGATCTCGCGGTGCGGGAGCCGGGGGCGGGGGAGGTGCGCGTCGCCATCGCCGCGGCCGGGCTGTGCCACAGCGACCTGTCCGTGGTGGACGGCACCATTCCCTTCCCCGTGCCGGTGGTGCTGGGGCACGAGGGGGCCGGGGTCGTGGAAGCGGTCGGGGCGGGGGTCGGCCATGTCGCGCCCGGCGACCATGTGGCCCTGTCCACGCTCGCCAACTGCGGCACCTGCGCGGAGTGCGACCGGGGCCGGCCGACCATGTGCCGGCAGGCCATCGGCCGCCCAGGGAAGCCGTTCACCCGGGGTGCGGAGCCGGTGTACCAGTTCGCCGCCAACTCCGCCTTCGCGGAACGCACGATCGTCAAGGCCGTACAGGCGGTACGGATCCCGAAGGATCTCCCGTTCCCGTCCGCCGCGCTGATCGGGTGCGGGGTGCTCACCGGGGTGGGCGCGGTGCTGAACCGGGCTCGGGTGGGGCAGGGGGAGAGCGTCGTCGTCATCGGGACCGGCGGGATCGGGCTGAACGTCATCCAGGGCGCGCGCATCGCGGGGGCCCTGCGCATCGTCGCCGTGGACGCCAATCCGGGCAAGGAGGAGATGGCCCGGCAGTTCGGCGCGACCGACTTCCTGACCTCGGCGGAGGGCGTGACGGACATCCTGCCCACGGGCGCCGACCACGTCTTCGAGTGCGTGGGCCGGGTGGAGCTGATCCGGCAGGCGATCGACCTCCTCGGCCGGCACGGCCAGGCGATCCTCCTCGGTGTCCCGCCGGTCACGGCCGAGGCGTCCTTCCTCGTCTCCTCCCTGTACCTGGACAAGTCCGTCCTGGGCTGCCGCTACGGCTCCTCGCGCCCCCAGCGGGACATCGCCCTGTACGCCGAGCTGTACCGCCAAGGGCGGCTCCTGCTCGACGAGTTGGTGACGGCCGTGTATCCCGTGGAGGACTTCGAGAAGGCGCGGGCGGACGCGGAGGCGGGGCGGGTGGCGCGGGCGGTCCTGGCATTCTGA
- a CDS encoding class I SAM-dependent methyltransferase — MPLVRWTENDPLSARWHSESELPPPRRLIVADDRVRAATAHRLTAEGTALLWRGDYHGARQLLSALARRIDRKAPQPPDRGASEASGASAASAAESFHLLRRFRAHRARILGRLLVLLEADHSLALRRAPDVRQACADAYGPPAGPTLVPLRELLGVLGARQWREKGVDVPALGARIHPHYGVFAPVRGEYVDLVARAALPEGRTAFDLGTGTGVLAAVLARRGLTHVTATDLSPRARACARDNLGRLGLTDRVTVTGPELYPPGRASLIVCNPPWLPARPASPLDQGVYDPGGAMLHAFLAGLPAHLEPGGEAWLILSDLAEHLGLRTRGELLAAIGKAGLKVLDRTDTRPRHPRANDPRDPLHAARAAEVTSLWRLAAG, encoded by the coding sequence GTGCCCCTGGTCCGCTGGACCGAGAACGACCCCCTGTCCGCCCGCTGGCACTCTGAGAGCGAACTCCCGCCGCCCCGCCGGCTGATCGTCGCCGACGACCGCGTCCGCGCCGCCACCGCCCACCGCCTCACCGCCGAGGGCACGGCCCTGCTGTGGCGCGGCGACTACCACGGCGCCCGACAGCTGCTGAGCGCCCTGGCCCGCCGTATCGACCGCAAGGCCCCACAGCCCCCGGACCGGGGGGCCTCGGAGGCCTCGGGAGCCTCGGCGGCCTCGGCGGCCGAGAGCTTCCACCTCCTGCGCCGCTTCCGCGCCCACCGGGCCCGGATCCTGGGCCGGCTGCTGGTCCTGCTGGAAGCCGACCACAGCCTCGCCCTGCGCCGCGCCCCGGACGTCCGCCAGGCCTGTGCCGACGCCTACGGCCCGCCCGCCGGCCCCACCCTCGTACCGCTCCGGGAGCTGCTGGGCGTGCTCGGCGCCCGGCAGTGGCGCGAGAAGGGCGTCGACGTACCGGCCCTCGGCGCCCGGATCCACCCGCACTACGGCGTCTTCGCCCCCGTGCGTGGCGAGTACGTCGACCTGGTCGCGCGGGCAGCCCTGCCCGAGGGCCGTACCGCCTTCGATCTCGGCACCGGCACCGGTGTGCTGGCCGCCGTGCTGGCCCGGCGCGGTCTCACCCACGTCACCGCGACCGACCTCAGCCCCCGCGCCCGCGCCTGCGCCCGGGACAACCTCGGCCGCCTGGGCCTCACGGACCGGGTCACGGTCACCGGCCCGGAGCTGTATCCGCCCGGCCGGGCGTCGCTGATCGTCTGCAACCCGCCCTGGCTCCCGGCCCGCCCCGCCTCCCCCCTCGACCAGGGCGTGTACGACCCCGGCGGCGCGATGCTGCACGCCTTCCTGGCCGGACTCCCCGCCCACCTGGAACCCGGCGGCGAGGCCTGGCTGATCCTCTCCGACCTGGCCGAACACCTGGGTCTGCGCACCCGGGGCGAGCTGCTCGCGGCGATCGGGAAGGCGGGCCTGAAGGTGCTGGACCGTACGGACACCCGCCCCCGTCACCCGCGTGCGAACGACCCGCGCGACCCGCTGCACGCGGCCCGCGCGGCCGAGGTGACGTCGTTGTGGCGGTTGGCAGCCGGGTGA
- a CDS encoding acyl-CoA dehydrogenase family protein: protein MDFGFSVEDDAFRLEARSWLASHVNSADSKRTWEHTLGAAGWIGLGWPESGYGNRTATLTQQVAWAEEYARSGAPPRSGHIGENLLAPTLIAHGTDEQKKRFLPPVAAGEELWCQGYSEPGAGSDLAGIRTVAVRDGERYRISGQKIWTSLAHEADWCFVLARTEPDSRRHHGLSFLLVPMDQPGRIEVRPIRQMTGTSDFNEVFFDGAHARVAHVVGGEGQGWRVAMSLLGFERGVSTLAQQIGFAEELGRVVRAAVATGAAGDPVVRALLVRQWAELRTMRWNALRTLGGSEDPGAPSVAKLLWAGWHQRLGELAVRVRGAAASVGPADWSPAAPYELDADQHLFLFSRADTIYGGSDQVQRTIIAERVLGLPREPKGAV from the coding sequence ATGGATTTCGGGTTCAGCGTAGAAGATGACGCGTTTCGCCTGGAGGCTCGCTCCTGGCTGGCCTCTCACGTCAACTCGGCAGACAGCAAACGCACATGGGAGCACACCCTCGGCGCCGCCGGCTGGATCGGGCTCGGCTGGCCCGAATCGGGATACGGGAACCGGACCGCGACCCTCACCCAGCAGGTCGCCTGGGCCGAGGAGTACGCGCGGTCGGGGGCGCCGCCCCGGTCCGGGCACATCGGGGAGAACCTGCTCGCTCCCACCCTCATCGCACACGGCACCGACGAGCAGAAGAAGCGGTTTCTGCCGCCGGTCGCCGCCGGTGAGGAGCTCTGGTGCCAGGGGTACAGCGAGCCCGGTGCCGGGTCTGATCTGGCCGGGATCCGGACCGTGGCCGTGCGGGACGGGGAGCGGTACCGGATCAGCGGGCAGAAGATCTGGACCTCGCTCGCGCACGAGGCCGACTGGTGCTTCGTGCTGGCCCGGACCGAGCCGGATTCCCGCCGGCATCACGGACTGAGCTTTCTGCTCGTGCCCATGGACCAGCCGGGCCGTATCGAGGTGCGGCCGATCCGGCAGATGACCGGCACCAGTGACTTCAACGAGGTCTTCTTCGACGGGGCACACGCGCGCGTGGCGCATGTCGTCGGCGGCGAAGGGCAGGGCTGGCGGGTCGCCATGAGTCTGCTCGGGTTCGAGCGGGGGGTGTCGACGCTCGCCCAGCAGATCGGGTTCGCCGAGGAGCTGGGGCGGGTGGTGCGGGCCGCCGTGGCGACCGGCGCCGCCGGCGATCCCGTCGTACGCGCGCTGCTCGTACGGCAGTGGGCCGAGCTGCGGACCATGCGCTGGAACGCCCTGCGCACCCTCGGCGGCTCCGAGGATCCGGGCGCGCCCAGTGTGGCCAAGCTGCTGTGGGCCGGGTGGCACCAGCGGCTGGGCGAGCTCGCGGTGCGGGTGCGGGGCGCGGCCGCCTCCGTGGGCCCGGCGGACTGGTCGCCTGCGGCGCCGTACGAACTGGACGCGGACCAGCACCTGTTCCTCTTCTCCCGCGCCGACACGATCTACGGCGGCTCGGACCAGGTACAGCGCACGATCATCGCCGAGCGCGTGCTCGGTCTGCCCAGAGAGCCCAAGGGGGCCGTGTGA
- a CDS encoding flavin reductase family protein codes for MGHAGAAAAAVRYLRPRAVEPLPRPELRCVREDERASVEPGEFRRVLGHFATGVTVITAPAGADEPGPAGFACQSFSSLSLEPPLVCFLVGRTSTTWPRIARAGVFCVNVLGAGQGELCRAFAVSGADKFAGVAYDAAPVSGAPRLDGAVAWIDCTVHAVHTGGDHLIVVGRVAALGAAGDGEPLLFHRGRFAGLGP; via the coding sequence ATGGGACACGCAGGGGCGGCGGCCGCCGCAGTCCGGTATCTGAGGCCGAGGGCCGTGGAGCCATTGCCGCGGCCGGAGTTGCGGTGCGTCCGGGAGGACGAGCGGGCGTCGGTGGAGCCGGGCGAGTTCCGGCGGGTGCTGGGGCACTTCGCGACCGGGGTCACGGTCATCACCGCCCCGGCCGGCGCGGACGAGCCGGGCCCCGCCGGGTTCGCCTGCCAGTCCTTCTCCTCCCTCTCCCTCGAACCGCCCCTGGTCTGCTTCCTGGTGGGCCGTACGTCCACCACCTGGCCGCGCATCGCCCGCGCCGGCGTCTTCTGCGTCAACGTGCTCGGCGCCGGCCAGGGCGAGCTGTGCCGGGCCTTCGCGGTGAGCGGCGCGGACAAGTTCGCGGGGGTGGCGTACGACGCGGCGCCCGTCTCCGGGGCACCGCGGCTGGACGGCGCGGTCGCCTGGATCGACTGCACCGTCCACGCCGTGCACACCGGGGGCGACCATCTCATCGTCGTGGGTCGGGTGGCGGCCCTGGGGGCGGCCGGGGACGGCGAACCGCTGCTGTTCCACCGGGGGCGGTTCGCCGGGCTCGGCCCCTAG
- a CDS encoding MFS transporter, which produces MTQTSPAAASAEAPAQAAPPARHHRVHRAWFVAAVTFVTIIGAAAFRSLPGLLIDPLHQEFGWSRGTIGAAVSINLALYGLTAPFAAALMDRFGIRRVVAVALVVIAAGSGLTVWMTAAWQLWLCWGLLVGLGSGSMALAFAATVTNRWFAERRGLVSGILTAASASGQLIFLPLLSWLSEHHGWRPAAVTVSLAALAVVPFVWILLRDHPADIGVAPYGAKEFIPKPAPVTGAARRTLKVLSTSVRTGTFWLLAGTFAICGASTNGLIQTHFVPAEHDHGMPVTTAASLLAVVGVFDVAGTIASGWFTDRFEPRRLLAVYYALRGLSLLFLPMLLGPSVHPPMLFFIVFYGLDWVATVPPTLALCREQFGDDSAIVFGWVLASHQIGAALVAYLGGVARDVFGSYDLVWYASGALCAAAALMSLVIRRHPAPATPVLAVP; this is translated from the coding sequence GTGACTCAGACAAGCCCAGCCGCAGCCTCAGCCGAAGCCCCCGCCCAGGCCGCTCCGCCCGCCCGGCACCACCGTGTGCACCGCGCCTGGTTCGTCGCCGCCGTCACGTTCGTCACGATCATCGGCGCGGCCGCCTTCCGTTCCCTGCCCGGTCTGCTGATCGACCCCTTGCACCAGGAGTTCGGCTGGTCGCGCGGCACGATCGGCGCGGCCGTCTCCATCAACCTCGCGCTCTACGGCCTCACGGCCCCCTTCGCCGCCGCGCTGATGGACCGGTTCGGCATCCGCCGGGTGGTCGCCGTCGCACTGGTCGTGATCGCCGCCGGGTCCGGCCTGACCGTGTGGATGACGGCGGCCTGGCAGCTGTGGCTGTGCTGGGGCCTGCTGGTGGGGCTCGGCTCCGGCTCGATGGCGCTCGCCTTCGCGGCGACGGTGACCAACCGCTGGTTCGCCGAGCGGCGCGGCCTGGTCAGCGGCATCCTCACCGCCGCGTCCGCCTCCGGCCAGCTGATCTTCCTGCCGCTGCTCTCCTGGCTGTCCGAGCACCACGGCTGGCGCCCGGCGGCCGTGACCGTGTCCCTGGCGGCCCTCGCCGTCGTGCCCTTCGTCTGGATCCTGCTGCGCGACCACCCGGCGGACATCGGCGTGGCGCCGTACGGGGCGAAGGAGTTCATACCCAAGCCGGCGCCGGTCACCGGCGCGGCCCGCCGCACGCTGAAGGTGCTGTCCACCTCCGTCCGCACCGGCACCTTCTGGCTGCTCGCCGGCACCTTCGCGATCTGCGGCGCCTCCACCAACGGTCTGATCCAGACCCACTTCGTGCCCGCCGAGCACGACCACGGCATGCCGGTCACCACGGCGGCCTCGCTGCTCGCGGTCGTCGGCGTGTTCGACGTGGCCGGCACGATCGCCTCCGGCTGGTTCACCGACCGCTTCGAACCGCGCCGCCTGCTCGCGGTCTACTACGCCCTGCGCGGCCTGTCCCTCCTCTTCCTCCCCATGCTGCTGGGCCCGTCGGTGCACCCGCCGATGCTGTTCTTCATCGTCTTCTACGGCCTCGACTGGGTGGCCACCGTCCCGCCCACCCTGGCCCTGTGCCGGGAGCAGTTCGGTGACGACAGCGCCATCGTCTTCGGCTGGGTCCTCGCCTCCCACCAGATCGGCGCGGCCCTCGTCGCCTACCTCGGCGGCGTCGCCCGCGACGTCTTCGGCTCCTACGACCTCGTCTGGTACGCCTCCGGCGCCCTGTGCGCGGCGGCGGCCCTGATGTCCCTGGTGATCCGCCGCCACCCGGCCCCGGCGACGCCCGTCCTCGCAGTACCCTGA
- a CDS encoding acetate--CoA ligase family protein — translation MLGSTHGTLTTDSRRARVVACGEQRPGPVVHDRVDDLDVSGRPLYADVPDLARFFRPESVAVIGASDTEGRPNTGITRQLLAWAERVGARVHPVHPTRPSVFGIPCAASVAELPPGQVDLAVLLVADPLPVIEELADAKVKFAVAFAAGFAETGEAGAEAQERLADAVRRSGLRLLGPNTNLNAFERFREDLDGPAIALITQSGHQGRPVFSLQELGIRLSHWAPTGNEADLETADFISYFAEQPEVGAIAAYVEGLKDGRAFLLAADRAARRKVPVVAVKVGRTETGARTAASHTGKLTGADAVVDAAMRQYGVVRVDGLDELQDTAALLARARAPLADGVAVYSISGGTGAHVADLAAGLGLRLPRLSDERQAELHQWIPEYLSVANPVDNGGHPVGDARGRKIIDAVLADPAVGVLICPVTGPFPPLSDKLVADLVAAAEETDKLVCVVWGSPVGTEPAYRETLLGSSRVATFRTVGNCLTAVRAWLDHHRFVRDYRSPFDEAPRLPSPSFRKAQALMRPGRQLSEHAAKQLLRAYGIRVPREQLVTSAAAAVRAAAQIGYPVVMKASGARIAHKTELGLVKVGLTSASQVRDGYRELMDIARYEGVSLDGILVCQMVEQGVEMVVGATHDDLFGPTVTVGLGGVLVEVLHDTAVRVPPFGEDQAHAMLAELRGHPLLDGVRGRPPADRDALVEVVLRVQRMALELGDQIAELDINPLLVLPRGQGAVALDALVVCR, via the coding sequence ATGCTTGGATCAACCCACGGCACCCTCACCACCGACTCCCGCCGGGCCCGGGTCGTCGCCTGCGGCGAGCAGCGGCCCGGCCCCGTCGTCCACGACCGGGTCGACGACCTCGACGTCAGCGGGCGCCCGCTGTACGCGGACGTACCCGACCTCGCCCGCTTCTTCCGGCCCGAGTCCGTCGCCGTGATCGGCGCCTCGGACACCGAGGGCCGGCCGAACACCGGGATCACCCGGCAGCTGCTGGCCTGGGCCGAGCGGGTGGGGGCGCGGGTGCATCCGGTGCACCCGACCCGGCCGTCCGTGTTCGGCATCCCGTGCGCCGCCTCGGTCGCCGAACTGCCGCCCGGCCAGGTCGACCTGGCCGTCCTGCTGGTGGCCGACCCACTGCCGGTGATCGAGGAGCTGGCCGACGCGAAGGTGAAGTTCGCGGTCGCCTTCGCCGCCGGTTTCGCCGAGACCGGCGAGGCGGGTGCCGAGGCCCAGGAACGGCTCGCGGACGCCGTACGCCGCTCGGGCCTGCGCCTGCTCGGCCCGAACACCAACCTGAACGCCTTCGAGCGCTTCCGGGAGGACCTGGACGGCCCGGCGATCGCGCTGATCACCCAGTCCGGCCACCAGGGCCGCCCGGTCTTCTCCCTCCAGGAGCTGGGCATCCGCCTCTCCCACTGGGCGCCCACCGGCAACGAGGCCGACCTGGAGACGGCCGACTTCATCTCGTACTTCGCCGAACAGCCCGAGGTCGGCGCCATCGCCGCCTATGTGGAGGGCCTGAAGGACGGCCGCGCCTTTCTGCTGGCCGCCGACCGCGCCGCCCGCCGCAAGGTGCCGGTGGTCGCGGTGAAGGTGGGCCGCACCGAGACCGGGGCCCGTACGGCCGCCTCGCACACCGGCAAGCTCACCGGCGCCGACGCGGTGGTGGACGCGGCGATGCGCCAGTACGGCGTCGTACGCGTCGACGGGCTCGACGAACTCCAGGACACCGCGGCCCTGCTGGCGCGGGCGCGGGCTCCCCTGGCGGACGGCGTGGCGGTCTACTCGATCTCCGGCGGCACCGGCGCGCACGTCGCCGACCTGGCGGCCGGCCTGGGGCTGCGCCTGCCGCGGCTGTCGGACGAGCGGCAGGCCGAGCTGCACCAGTGGATCCCGGAGTACCTGAGCGTGGCCAACCCGGTCGACAACGGCGGACACCCGGTCGGCGACGCGCGCGGCCGGAAGATCATCGACGCGGTGCTCGCCGACCCGGCGGTCGGGGTCCTGATCTGCCCGGTCACCGGCCCGTTCCCGCCGCTCAGCGACAAGCTGGTGGCGGACCTGGTCGCGGCGGCCGAGGAGACGGACAAGCTGGTGTGCGTGGTGTGGGGCTCCCCGGTCGGCACCGAGCCGGCGTACCGGGAGACCCTGCTGGGCTCCTCGCGCGTGGCGACCTTCCGCACGGTCGGCAACTGTCTGACGGCCGTCCGCGCCTGGCTGGACCACCACCGCTTCGTGCGCGACTACCGCTCCCCCTTCGACGAGGCCCCGCGCCTGCCCTCGCCCTCCTTCCGCAAGGCGCAGGCGCTGATGCGTCCGGGCCGGCAGCTGAGCGAGCACGCGGCGAAACAGCTCCTGCGCGCCTACGGCATCCGGGTCCCGCGGGAGCAGCTGGTGACCAGCGCGGCGGCGGCCGTACGGGCCGCGGCCCAGATCGGCTACCCGGTGGTGATGAAGGCCTCGGGTGCCCGGATCGCCCACAAGACCGAACTGGGTCTGGTGAAGGTCGGCCTGACGTCAGCCAGCCAAGTCCGTGACGGCTACCGCGAGTTGATGGACATCGCCCGCTACGAGGGGGTCTCGCTGGACGGGATCCTGGTGTGCCAGATGGTCGAGCAGGGCGTGGAGATGGTCGTGGGCGCGACGCACGACGACCTGTTCGGCCCGACGGTGACGGTGGGCCTGGGCGGGGTGCTGGTCGAGGTCCTGCACGACACGGCGGTCCGCGTCCCGCCGTTCGGCGAGGACCAGGCCCACGCCATGCTCGCCGAACTCCGCGGCCATCCCCTGCTGGACGGCGTCCGGGGCCGCCCGCCGGCCGACCGCGACGCGCTGGTGGAGGTGGTTCTGCGGGTCCAGCGCATGGCACTGGAACTCGGCGACCAGATCGCCGAGCTGGACATCAACCCGCTGCTGGTCCTGCCCCGGGGGCAGGGCGCGGTGGCACTGGACGCGCTGGTGGTGTGCCGGTGA
- a CDS encoding enoyl-CoA hydratase/isomerase family protein produces MPVSGIRHEVREHVSYLTLDRPEALGALTPALRDRLIELLAEASADPETRAVVLTGTGRGFCAGADLRGGGSGAGERVAGDVARTLRLGAQRLIAAVLDCEKPVIAAVNGTAAGLGAHLALACDLVLAAESARFIEVFVRRGLVPDGAGAYLLPRLLGPQRAKELMFFGDAVPAAEAERLGLVNRVVPDGELAKTAREWATRLASGPTRALALTKQLVNTSLDTDRSAAFAAEAAAQEMNMTTADAREGLRAFAERRSPEFRGR; encoded by the coding sequence GTGCCGGTGAGCGGGATCCGCCACGAGGTCCGGGAGCACGTCTCGTACCTCACCCTCGACCGGCCCGAGGCGCTGGGCGCCCTCACGCCCGCGCTGCGGGACCGGCTGATCGAGCTGCTGGCGGAGGCCTCGGCGGACCCGGAGACCCGGGCGGTGGTGCTGACCGGCACCGGACGCGGCTTCTGTGCGGGCGCGGACCTGCGGGGTGGCGGTTCGGGAGCCGGTGAGCGCGTCGCCGGTGATGTGGCCCGCACCCTCCGGCTCGGCGCTCAGCGGCTGATCGCGGCCGTGCTGGACTGCGAGAAGCCGGTGATCGCCGCCGTGAACGGTACGGCGGCCGGGCTCGGCGCGCATCTCGCGCTCGCCTGCGACCTGGTGCTGGCCGCTGAATCCGCCCGCTTCATAGAGGTGTTCGTACGACGTGGACTCGTACCGGACGGCGCAGGCGCCTATCTGCTGCCCCGGCTGCTGGGCCCCCAGCGGGCCAAGGAGCTGATGTTCTTCGGGGACGCGGTTCCGGCGGCGGAGGCGGAACGGCTGGGGCTGGTCAACCGGGTGGTGCCGGACGGGGAGCTGGCGAAGACGGCACGGGAATGGGCGACCCGCCTGGCTTCCGGCCCGACCCGGGCCCTGGCCCTGACCAAGCAGCTGGTGAACACCTCTCTGGACACCGACCGTTCGGCCGCCTTCGCCGCCGAGGCCGCGGCGCAGGAGATGAACATGACGACGGCGGACGCCAGGGAGGGCCTGCGGGCGTTCGCGGAACGCCGCAGCCCGGAGTTCCGGGGGCGGTGA